The window TCCAAAGCCGGTTATTGCGATGGTAAAGGGTTATGCGATTGGCGGCGGCCATGTATTACATATTGTATGTGACTTAACGATTGCAGCGGATAATGCCATCTTTGGACAAACAGGTCCTAAGGTAGGTAGCTTTGATGCTGGTTATGGTTCTGGCTATTTAGCAAGAATTGTTGGCCATAAAAAGGCTCGTGAAATCTGGTACCTATGCCGACAATACAATGCCCAGGAAGCATTGGATATGGGACTTGTCAATACGGTCGTACCACTAGAGCAGGTCGAAGAGGAAACGATTAAATGGTGTGAAGAGATCCTTGAAAAGAGTCCAACCGCGCTTCGGTTCTTAAAGGCTGCCTTTAATGCAGATACTGACGGATTAGCCGGGATCCAGCAATTTGCTGGTGATGCGACACTTCTTTACTATACAACAGATGAAGCAAAAGAAGGCCGTGATGCATTCAAGGAAAAACGCCAGCCAGACTTTGATAAATTCCCTAGATTTCCTTAATAGCATCGATTATAAACGGAAATACACATGATTATTTTGACAAAAACACCTCAGCTTGATGGTTAGCCCCATCAGGCTGTTTTTCTTAAGAGGGTGAAGGATATGAAGCAAACCATCCCAAATTGGCTTAAAAAACGGGCTTATTTAACGCCTGAACGACAGGCTATTGTTTTTAATGGGAAAACCATTACTTTTGCAAAGCTGTATCAAGCAGCCTACGAAATGGCTGGAAAGCTAACTGCAGAAGGGATTAAAAAGGAACAGTTTACAGCGGTACTCTTGCCTAATCATCTTGATTCTGCTGTGATTCTGCTGGCGCTTCAGCTGCTAGGGGTTCGGGCTGTTATATTAAATAACCGATTGACTGCTGAAGAACTTATTTGGCAGATTCAAGACTCACAATCCGTTCAGTTACTGAGTGAGGGTCGGTTTCGAGTTAAGCTGGACATAATCGGTGCCAGTTTGACGGCCTTACCTGTTCTAACGAAGGAAGAATTGCAGCATGCATCTTTTGCGGAGCCACAAATAATAGAAGAAATCGATTTAGATGATATTTGTACGATTATGTATACATCTGGGACTACCGGTAATCCAAAGGGAGTCATGCAAACATACGGAAATCACTGGTGGAGTGCAACAGGCTCTGCCTTGAATCTAGGCTTGCATGAAAATGATTGCTGGCTTTGTACGGTTCCACTTTTTCATATTAGTGGATATTCGATTTTAATGAAAAGTATGATTTATGGCATGAAAATCGTTCTGCATGAAAAGTTTGATGTGAATGAGACTCTTAGCGACATTTATAAAGAAAAGGTAACGATGATGTCTGTTGTTAGTACAACACTAACCATGATTCTAGACCAGCTCCAGAATGAAAGGCTCCCGAAAAGCTTCCGCTGTATGCTGTTAGGCGGAGGACCTGCCTCACTGCCACTTTTAGAGAGGTGTGTTGAAAAGGAAATACCTGTCTTTCAAACTTATGGGATGACAGAAACATCATCACAGATTGTTACGCTGTCTCCTGAGGATTGTTTTCGGAAACTAGGCTCAGCAGGAAAGCCGCTTTTCCCTGCCCAAATTAAAATTATGCAGGATGGCCGTGAGGTAGCAGCATTTGAGACTGGAGAAATCGTGGTCAAAGGACCAAATGTCACAAACGGTTATCTTAACAGAGAAATGGAAACAAATAAGGACAGACAGGATGGCTGGCTGCACACAGGAGATATCGGATATTTGGATGAGGATGGTTTTTTATATGTCCTAGACAGGCGCTCTGATTTAATTATTTCAGGAGGAGAGAATATTTATCCAGCTGAAATTGAGGGAGTGCTGACGGCTCATCCGGCTATTAAAGATGCAGGTGTTATTGGTCGACAGGATAATAAATGGGGAGAGGTGCCAATTGCCTTTTTAGTCATGAATCAATCTGTTTCCGAAATGGACATCCTTGCTTACTGTCAGGAAAAGCTTGCTAAATATAAGCTTCCAAAAGATATTTATTTTATAGATGAGATTCCCCGTAATGCAAGTAAGAAAATCCTACGAAGAGAGCTACGTAAGCTCATTAATCATTAATGCTTTTTTTCTCAAGAGACTGACAGGTAAGAATGTTGGTCTCTTTGTTTTAGAAACGAGGAAGATTATTTTTCATGAATTTGAAATCCAAATCAGATATGATAAGGATAAATGATTTTTCTGAAAAAGGGGTAGACAGATGACAAAGGATACGATATTGGTTGTTGAAGATGAAGAGAAAATCTTACGCTTGCTGGAGCTGGAGCTTGTCTATGAAGGCTATGAGGTCGGAAAAGCAAATGATGGCCTGAAAGGGTTTGAATTATATCAAAATCGAAAATGGGATTTAATCCTGCTGGATGTGATGCTGCCAGGAATTAGCGGAATTGAGCTCTTGCGGCGGATTCGCTCACAGGATGTCCATACGCCTGTTATTCTGTTGACAGCGAAAAGCTCTGTCGAGGATAAAGTATCGGGCCTCGATCTAGGGGCAAATGATTATATCACAAAGCCCTTTCAAATCGAGGAATTACTGGCACGGATTCGTGTTGCATTAAGATTGAAGCCCGCTATTGAGCCAGTTGAAGATCTAGCAGTTTTACATATAGCCGATTTGAGTGTGAACGAAAAAACAAGAATGGTTATGAGGGGGGATAACCAGCTCGAGTTGACGCCCCGGGAGTTTGATTTACTTGTTTATTTATTAAAAAATAAGCAGCAGGTACTTAGCCGAGAACAAATTATCGAGGCTGTTTGGGGCTACGATTATTATGGGGATACAAATGTTGTGGATGTCTATATCCGCTATATTCGTAAAAAAGTTGACCTTCCACACGTTAATCCGTTAATCCATACGGTTCGCGGGGTCGGTTATGTATTGAGGGAAGGAAAATGAGGCTTCGCCAAAAAATTATTTTTTCAACGACCTTTCTATTTATTGGCTTATTTATCCTTATCAATTTTTCAATCTATTTTGTTTTCAGCTACTTAATTCTCGAAGGGGAAAAGGAGCAGGCAGCAGCAGAGACAGAAAAAATAGTGGATGGAATCAGTGAGTCGATAGGGGAGATTAAGACGGATAAGCTTCTTCGTGCCTATGTCCCAATAAATGGTATGATTCAAATTGTATCAAGCGAGCAAAAGCCTCTTTCTCAAGTCACTTCGCCTTCTGAAAAAAGCTTGAGCAGCCGAGACGTACACTATTATGAGACGGAAGTGAAAGAGAAGCTCACCTATAAGGATCAAACCTATTTATTTCATTCTATTCCGACAATAGGGGCAGACGGAAAAATTGTGAACCTGCAAATGATGAAAAATATTCAAAGTGCGATGGATGACCTGGCCATCTTAAGAATTGTTCTCTTATCCGTCACCATCATCGCCATGATTCCGCTCATTATTTCGAGCCGGGTGCTTAGTAATGTGATTACCAAGCCCATTACATCGCTGATTGACACAATGACTGAGATTCGAAAAAAAGGTGGCTTTAAACGAATCCAGCTTGAATCCCGCTCAAAGGATGAATTATATGATATGGGTGAGACATTTAACCATATGATGGATTTATTAGAGGCCAATTTTGAAAAGCAGGAGCAATTTATTGCCAATGCATCCCATGAGCTTAGAACACCTTTAACGATTATTGAGAGCTATGCCAGTCTAGTTAAAAGACGAGGACAAGCAGAGCCAGAAATTTTTCATGAGTCTATTGATGCGATTCATTCTGAAGCTGTTCGCATGAAGGAAATGGTCGAACAATTATTGCTGTTGGCAAAGCATAACGAAGAATGGAATATCCAATTGGAAATGATTGACCTTGGGGAGCATGTCAGTCAGACCATCAATACGTTTCAAAGTGCCTATCAAAGGGAGATCCAGTTTCAACAAAAACCGAATATTACAGCTCTTGCCGATACTCAAAAATTAAAGCAGCTGACCTATATCATTTTGGACAATGCTAAAAAATATAGTGAGGATGCAATACGTGTTGAGGTTGGCCAAAAAGACGGCATCCCGTTTATTCAAATTGCGGATAGAGGTGTAGGCATTCCGAAGGAGGATTTGAATAAAGTATTCGATCGTTTCTTTCGGGTGGATAAAGCAAGAAGCAGAAAAATGGGTGGAACAGGCCTCGGTCTTTCGCTCGCCAAGGAAATAGCTGCGGCAATGAATGCACACCTATCGATTGAAAGTGTTGAGGGAATTGGCACAACCGTAAATATTGAGCTATCAGGGACAGTAAATAAGGGATTCTCATGAATTTCTCATTTTTCCCGTGCATAATGAAAGAAAAGATTTGAGGTGACTAAATGAATAGAAGGCTGTTTCTTTGGATTGGTTGTGGGGCTGCGGTACTAATCATCCTAATTTTTGTAGCTACACAAATGACAGGGCCGATTTTTACAAAGGCAGATATGTTAACAGAGCAGGAAGCGCAGGCAATCGCAGAAGATCGTTATGCAGGGAAGGTGCAAAAAATTAATCAAAGTAACAATGATTTTGTC of the Bacillus tuaregi genome contains:
- a CDS encoding o-succinylbenzoate--CoA ligase, whose amino-acid sequence is MKQTIPNWLKKRAYLTPERQAIVFNGKTITFAKLYQAAYEMAGKLTAEGIKKEQFTAVLLPNHLDSAVILLALQLLGVRAVILNNRLTAEELIWQIQDSQSVQLLSEGRFRVKLDIIGASLTALPVLTKEELQHASFAEPQIIEEIDLDDICTIMYTSGTTGNPKGVMQTYGNHWWSATGSALNLGLHENDCWLCTVPLFHISGYSILMKSMIYGMKIVLHEKFDVNETLSDIYKEKVTMMSVVSTTLTMILDQLQNERLPKSFRCMLLGGGPASLPLLERCVEKEIPVFQTYGMTETSSQIVTLSPEDCFRKLGSAGKPLFPAQIKIMQDGREVAAFETGEIVVKGPNVTNGYLNREMETNKDRQDGWLHTGDIGYLDEDGFLYVLDRRSDLIISGGENIYPAEIEGVLTAHPAIKDAGVIGRQDNKWGEVPIAFLVMNQSVSEMDILAYCQEKLAKYKLPKDIYFIDEIPRNASKKILRRELRKLINH
- a CDS encoding sensor histidine kinase; this encodes MRLRQKIIFSTTFLFIGLFILINFSIYFVFSYLILEGEKEQAAAETEKIVDGISESIGEIKTDKLLRAYVPINGMIQIVSSEQKPLSQVTSPSEKSLSSRDVHYYETEVKEKLTYKDQTYLFHSIPTIGADGKIVNLQMMKNIQSAMDDLAILRIVLLSVTIIAMIPLIISSRVLSNVITKPITSLIDTMTEIRKKGGFKRIQLESRSKDELYDMGETFNHMMDLLEANFEKQEQFIANASHELRTPLTIIESYASLVKRRGQAEPEIFHESIDAIHSEAVRMKEMVEQLLLLAKHNEEWNIQLEMIDLGEHVSQTINTFQSAYQREIQFQQKPNITALADTQKLKQLTYIILDNAKKYSEDAIRVEVGQKDGIPFIQIADRGVGIPKEDLNKVFDRFFRVDKARSRKMGGTGLGLSLAKEIAAAMNAHLSIESVEGIGTTVNIELSGTVNKGFS
- the menB gene encoding 1,4-dihydroxy-2-naphthoyl-CoA synthase, with protein sequence MTVEWIAGRQYEEILYETYNGMAKITINRPHVHNAFTPRTVMELIDAFAYARDDSSVGVIILTGAGDKAFCSGGDQKVRGHGGYVGDDQIPRLNVLDLQRLIRVIPKPVIAMVKGYAIGGGHVLHIVCDLTIAADNAIFGQTGPKVGSFDAGYGSGYLARIVGHKKAREIWYLCRQYNAQEALDMGLVNTVVPLEQVEEETIKWCEEILEKSPTALRFLKAAFNADTDGLAGIQQFAGDATLLYYTTDEAKEGRDAFKEKRQPDFDKFPRFP
- a CDS encoding response regulator transcription factor, coding for MTKDTILVVEDEEKILRLLELELVYEGYEVGKANDGLKGFELYQNRKWDLILLDVMLPGISGIELLRRIRSQDVHTPVILLTAKSSVEDKVSGLDLGANDYITKPFQIEELLARIRVALRLKPAIEPVEDLAVLHIADLSVNEKTRMVMRGDNQLELTPREFDLLVYLLKNKQQVLSREQIIEAVWGYDYYGDTNVVDVYIRYIRKKVDLPHVNPLIHTVRGVGYVLREGK